In the Streptomyces sp. 3214.6 genome, ATCGCGGTCGGCCTGATGAAGCTCATGGGCATGACCGGCATGAACCTGTCCACGGACGATCTGACGGTCGCCTGGACGACCCCGGTGATCGGCATGGTCCTGGGCGTGGTCGTCACGGTGCTGGCGGCCTACCTGCCGGCCCGCCGCGCCGGCAAGGTCTCCCCGATGGCCGCGCTGCGCGACGCCGGCGCACCGGCCGACGCCAAGGCCGGTGTCGTACGGGCCGTCGTCGGCCTGCTGCTGACCGGTGCCGGCGGCTTCGGCCTCTACCTCGCCTCCGCCGCCGACAAGGCCGCCGAGGGCTCGCTCTGGCTGGGCCTGGGCGTGGTGCTGAGCCTGCTCGGCTTCGTGGTGATCGGCCCGCTGCTGGCCGGCGGCGTGGTCAGGATCCTCGGCGCGGTCCTGCTGCGGGCCTTCGGCCCCGTGGGACGGATGGCCGAACGCAATGCGCTGCGCAACCCGCGCCGCACGGGCGCCACGGGCGCGGCCCTGATGATCGGCCTCGCACTGGTCGCCTGTCTGTCGGTGGTCGGCTCCTCCATGGTCGCCTCGGCCACCCAGGAGCTCGACCGGACCGTCGGCACGGACTTCATCATCCAGAGCGACAGCGGCCAGCGGATGACCTCGCAGGCGGTGCAGGCCGTGAAGTCGACGCCGGGCCTGACGCGGGTCACCGAGTACAAGACCACCGAGGCGGACTACACCACCCCCGACGGCAAGACGCTCAAGAACACGGACATCACGGCGGCCGACCCGACGTATGTGTCCGACCTGCGCAAGACGACCGTCGCGGGGAACCTGAAGGACGCCTACCTGCCGGACTCGATGTCCGTGCACGAGAAGTTCGCCGAGGCCCACGGCATCCACATCGGTTCGAAGATCGACGTCGCGTTCAAGGACGGCGCCAGCGCCCACCTGACGGTGCGCGCGATCACCAGCAGTGACGACGTGGTCGACCAGGGCGCCAAGTACACCTCCATCGCCACGCTCGCCAAGTACGTGCCGGCCGACAAGATGCCTCTCGACCAGCTGGTCTTCGCCACCGCGAAGGAGGGGCAGCAGGACGCCGCCTACACGGCCCTGAAGACGGCGCTGCACGACTACCCGCAGTACACCGTCCGCGACCAGACCGACTACAAGCAGGAGCTCAAGGACCAGATCGGCCAGCTGCTGAACCTGATCTACGGCCTGCTCGCCCTCGCGATCATCGTCGCGGTCCTCGGTGTGGTGAACACCCTGGCCCTGTCGGTGGTGGAGCGCACCAGGGAGATCGGTCTGATGCGGGCGATCGGCCTCTCCCGCCGCCAGCTGCGCCGCATGATCCGCATGGAGTCGGTCGTGATCGCCCTCTTCGGCGCGCTGCTCGGCCTCGGCCTGGGCATGGGCTGGGGCGCCACCGCCCAGCAGCTCCTCGCCCTGCAGGGCCTGGACGTCCTCGACATCCCGTGGCCGACGATCATCGGCGTGTTCATCGGATCGGCGTTCGTGGGCCTGTTCGCGGCCCTGATCCCGGCCTTCCGCGCGGGCCGCATGAACGTCCTGAACGCCATCGCGACGGACTGACGCGACAGCCGACGGGGCACAGCCACGGCCCGGCACTGAGACGGACGGGGGTCCTCTCAGTGCCGGGCCGTCGGTGCGTTTCAGCCCGTTGGGGCACCCCCTCTGGGGGAGCTTGAGGGCGAGGCCCTTGGGGGCCGGAAGCGGGGTGTGGGGTCGGCCGCCCCAGGGACGGCAACGGGCAGTGGCGGCGGGTGCGAAGACCCCGGGCGAAAGCCCGACCGCCCCGGGGGTTGTCCACAGCCCCCGGCGAACCGCACCGCCCCGTCGTACTCTGGACACCCCCGGCCCGTGACACGCGTCGGGCCCTTCGCGTTGCCCACCCCGGACGGGGTACGCCCGCACCCCGGACGTGCCCCGCCCCCTCGGACGGAAAGCCCTCCATGAGCCTGCACGGTCTGCTCGACGCCGTCGTCAAGGACACCGCCCTCGCGGAAGCCATCCCCGCGGCCGCAGACGGCAACCGCATGCACGTCGACCTGGTCGGCCCCCCGGCGGCCCGCCCCTTCGCCATCGCCGCCCTCGCCCGCGAGAGCGCCCGCACGGTCCTCGCGGTGACGGCCACCGGCCGCGAGGCCGAGGACCTGGCCGCCGCCCTGCGCTCGCTGCTCCCGCCCGACGGCGTCGTGGAGTACCCCTCCTGGGAGACACTCCCGCACGAGCGGCTCAGCCCCCGCAGCGACACCGTGGGCCGCCGCCTCGCCGTCCTGCGCCGCCTGGCCCACCCGCGACCCGACGACCCGGAGACCGGCCCCGTCTCGGTGGTCGTCGCGCCCGTCCGCTCCGTGCTCCAGCCGCAGGTAAAGGGCCTCGGCGACCTGGAACCGGTGGCCCTGCGCACCGGCCGGAGCGCCGACCTCAACGAGATCGTCGAAGCCCTCGCCGCGGCCGCCTACGCGCGCGTGGAGCTCGTAGAGAAGCGCGGCGAGTTCGCCGTACGAGGCGGCATCCTGGACGTGTTCCCGCCCACCGAGGAACACCCCCTGCGCGTGGAGTTCTGGGGCGACGACGTCGAGGAGATCCGTTACTTCAAGGTCGCCGACCAGCGTTCCCTGGAGGTCGCCGAGCACGGCCTGTGGGCCCCGCCCTGCCGTGAACTGCTGTTGACGGAAGACGTACGCACGCGCGCGCGTGCCCTCGCCGAGCAGCACCCGGAACTCGGCGAACTGCTGAACAAGATCGCCGAAGGCATCGCGGTCGAGGGCATGGAGTCCCTCGCCCCGGTCCTGGTCGACGACATGGAACTGCTGCTCGACGTCCTCCCCAAGGGCGCGATGGCCGTCGTCTGCGACCCGGAGCGGGTACGCACGCGTGCCGCCGACCTCGTGGCGACCTCCCAGGAGTTCCTACAGGCGTCCTGGGCGGCCACCGCCGGCGGCGGCGAGGCGCCCATCGACGTCGGCGCGGCCTCCCTGTGGTCCCTCGCGGACGTCCGCGACCACGCGCGCGAGCTGGACATGATGTGGTGGTCGGTGTCGCCGTTCGTGGCCGACCTCGAGCTGGAGGCGGACACCCTCCAGTTCGGCATGCACGCCCCCGACACCTACCGCGGCGACACCGCGAAGGCCCTCGCGGACACCAAGGGCTGGCTCGCCGACGGCTGGCGCGTCGTCTTCGTCACCGAGGCGCACGGCCCCGCCGCCCGCACCGTGGAGGTGCTCGGCGGCGAGGGCGTCGCGGCCCGCCTGGACGCCGACCTGACCGACCTCGGCCCCTCCCTCGTGCACGTCTCCTGCGGCTCGATCGACTACGGCTTCGTCGACCCGGCACTACGCCTCGCCGTCCTCACCGAGACGGACCTGTCCGGCCAGAAGGCGGCCGGCAAGGACGGCGCGCGCATGCCCGCGCGCCGCCGGAAGACCATCGACCCGCTCACCCTGGAGGCGGGCGACTACATCGTCCACGAGCAGCACGGCGTGGGCCGCTACATCGAGATGGTGCAGCGCACGGTCCAGGGCGCCACCCGCGAGTACCTGGTCGTCGAGTACGCGCCCGCCAAGCGCGGCCAGCCCGGCGACCGCCTGTACATCCCCACCGACCAGCTGGAGCAGATCACCAAGTACGTCGGCGGCGAGGCCCCCACCCTGCACCGCCTGGGCGGCGCGGACTGGACGAAGACCAAGGCGCGCGCCAAGAAGGCCGTCAAGGAGATCGCCGCCGACCTGATCAAGCTGTACAGCGCGCGGATGGCGGCTCCCGGCCACGCCTTCGGCACGGACACCCCCTGGCAGCGCGAACTGGAGGACGCCTTCCCCTACGCGGAGACGCCCGACCAGCTGACCACGATCGCCGAGGTCAAGGACGACATGGAGAAGACGGTCCCGATGGACCGCCTGATCTGCGGCGACGTCGGCTACGGCAAGACGGAGATCGCGGTTCGCGCCGCCTTCAAGGCCGTCCAGGACGGCAAGCAGGTCGCCGTCCTCGTGCCGACGACGCTCCTCGTGCAGCAGCACTTCGGCACGTTCAGCGAGCGGTACGCGCAGTTCCCGGTGAAGGTGCGCGCCCTGTCCCGCTTCCAGACGGACACGGAGGCGAAGGCCACCCTGGAGGGCCTGCGCGAGGGTGGCGTGGACGTCGTCATCGGCACCCACCGCCTGTTCTCCTCGGAGACGAAGTTCAAGGACCTCGGCCTGGTCATCGTCGACGAGGAGCAGCGCTTCGGCGTCGAGCACAAGGAGCAGCTGAAGAAGCTCCGCGCGAACGTCGACGTCCTGACGATGTCCGCGACGCCCATCCCACGCACCCTGGAGATGGCCGTCACCGGCATCCGCGAGATGTCGACGATCACCACGCCCCCGGAGGAGCGCCACCCGGTGCTCACCTTCGTCGGCCCCTACGAGCAGAAGCAGATCGGCGCCGCGATCCGCCGCGAACTGCTGCGCGAGGGCCAGGTCTTCTACATCCACAACCGGGTCGAGTCCATCGACCGCGCGGCGGCGCGACTGCGTGAGATCGTCCCCGAGGCGCGCATCGCCACCGCTCACGGCCAGATGTCGGAGACGGCGCTGGAACAGGTCGTCGTCGACTTCTGGGAGAAGAAGTTCGACGTGCTCGTCTCGACGACGATCGTCGAGTCCGGCATCGACATCTCCAACGCCAACACCCTGATCGTGGAGCGCGGTGACACCTTCGGCCTGTCCCAGCTGCACCAGCTGCGTGGCCGCGTCGGCCGTGGTCGCGAACGCGGGTACGCCTACTTCCTGTACCCGCCGGAGAAGCCGCTGACGGAAACGGCCCACGAGCGCCTCGCGACGATCGCCCAGCACACGGAGATGGGCGCGGGCATGTACGTGGCGATGAAGGACCTGGAGATCCGCGGCGCCGGAAACCTGCTCGGCGGCGAACAGTCGGGCCATATCGCGGGCGTCGGCTTCGACCTGTACGTCCGGATGGTCGGCGAGGCCGTCGCGGACTACCGGCGTCAACTGGAGACCGGCGCGATCGAGGAGGAGCCGCCGCTCGAGGTGAAGATCGAGCTGCCCGTCGACGCGCACGTCCCGCACGACTACGCCCCCGGAGAGCGGCTGCGCCTGCAGGCCTACCGGGCCATCGCCTCCGCCAACTCGGAGGACGACGTCAAGGCCGTCCGCGAGGAACTCGTCGACCGGTACGGCAAGTTGCCCGAGCCGGTGGAGAACCTGCTGCTGGTGGCCGGGCTGCGCATGCTGGCACGCGCGTGTGACGTCGGCGAGATCGTCCTCCAGGGCGCCAACATCCGCTTCGCGCCGGTGGAGTTGCGCGAGTCGCAGGAGCTGCGCCTCAAGCGGCTGTACCCCGGGTCCGTCATCAAGCCGGCCGCGCACCAGGTCCTCGTCCCCCGCCCGAAGACCGCGAAGGTCGGCGGCAAGCCGCTGGTCGGGCGGGACCTGCTGGGCTGGGTGGGGGAGTTCCTGGCGACGGTGCTGGGGTCGTAACCCGCCGTTCGCGGCTGCCGGCGCTGCCTGGTGGCGTGGTCGGGCCACCGGCCGGATCCGTTCCGGTCCGCCGGTGGCCTCCGCCAGGGCCGCGGAGAGCCGGTCGCGGACCGCGACCTGGGCCGCGATCCGCTTCTCCATCCGACGGATCCGGCCCGGGAAGCTACGGCTTGTCGGGCCGGTTCTCGTCCATGCCGAGCCGCTCCTGCAGTTTCTGCTGTGCGGCGTCGACCTGCGACTCGTACTTGTTGCCCGTCTTCTCGTTGATCTTCTGTTCCGCGACGTCGGACATGTCCCTGGCCTTGCCCTGTGCCGCCTTGTTGCTCTTGAACCTGTCGAAGATGCCCATCCAGAGCTCCTTCCCGAGGTGACTCACACCGACGATATTCCTGAGATGAGAGGTATGCCCACTTGAGTGGGTTGTGGTCTGGACCTCCCGACTGCCCCCACGCGCCCCCTCGCTACGGTGTGCCAGTCTCCATCAGGGGAATCCGCCCTGTGCGGGGTGGCAGCGGTCAGGCAGAGGGAGGGGCGCGTGAGGCGTCTGAGGGGCGGGGCGGCGGCTGCCGTCGTGCTGATATGCGTGGTGACGGCGGCCGGGTGCACCGAGCAGACCACCGGATCCGGCGCCGGTTCCACCGGTGCGGGGCCGACGGCAGGCGGCGGAGCGGCGAACGGCGGAGCGGCTCTCGCGGCGGCCGAGTCGCTGACCGTCAAGGGGCGAGCCCCCAAGACCGGCTACGAGCGGGACAGGTTCGGCGCCGCCTGGGCGGACACGGACTCCAACTCCTGCGACACCCGTGACGACATACTCAAGCGCGACCTGAAGGAGGTGAAGTTCACCGGCGGCACCTGCAAGGTGTCCTACGGCGTGCTGGAGTCGGACCCGTACTCCGGGAAGGACGTGACCTACCGGCGAGGCAGCAGCAAGGTCGACATAGATCACGTCGTCGCCCTGTCCGACGCCTGGCAGAAGGGCGCCAAGTACTGGGACGCGAGCAAGCGGATAGCGCTCGCCAACGACCCGCTCAACCTCCTGGCCGTCGACGCGAGCACGAACCGCTCCAAGGGGGACGGCGACACGGCGACATGGCTGCCGCCCAACAAGGCCTACCGGTGCACGTATGTCGCGGCGCAGGTCGCCGTGAAGAAGAAGTACGCACTGTGGGTCTCCGCGGCGGAGAAGTCCGCGATGGAGGAGGTCCTCAAGACCTGCCCCGACCAGAAACTCCCCACCGGGGGCAACCCGACGAAGGCGCCGGAGCGATTCCACGCGGGCTGAGCGGGTCGGCCGCCCGGGGCCGCCGGTGTACGTAGAGCCCAGCGTGTGGATGCGGCACGGCCGTTGAGGCGCTCTACTGCCCGTACGGGTACCCCTGCTGATACGGATTCGGCTGGCCCGCGCCGTACGGCTGACCCGCGCCGTACGCAGGAGCCGACGCCGACGCCTGCGCCGACGGGGAGTTCGACGTCGACCGCGAGCCCGCAGCCTGGGTCTTCTGGTCGAACACCGCGAACAGCAGCAGTACCGACGCCGTCACCAGGGCCACCATGATCGCGACGCCCAGGAGGGCGTCCCCGTCGTCGGTGTCCGAGACCACCGCCCACGTCACGATCACGCACTCGTACAGGGAGAACGAACCGAAGGCCGTCCAGTCGGAGGCGAGCCCGCGGCGGACGGCCACGTACAGGAAGGGCACCCAGGCCAGAAAGCCGAGTGAGCCCCACACCAGGGCCGTCCAGGCGAGCCGCTGGAACCAGCCCCCCTCCAGCCGCCTCTCCGCGCCGGCCGCCGTCGGCGCCGTCGTCGGTATCGTCATGTCGCCCCCAAGTCACCAGGGGGCAAGGGTAGGACATGGGCGGACCGGGCCAGGGCCGCCCCTTCTTTACTGTGACATGAGCGAAACTTGTGGCTATGGGGGACCTGTGTTTTCCGACCCCAGGGACGCCGCAGGTTACGGTGCGATCCGTTTCCGGGTGCCGGACGTCGAGTCGACACCGTATCGTCGCACCGGCTCGGGCGACTTGAGCGAGACACAGCCGTACGCGACGACAGAACCGTACGCACAGACGAACGATGGGGTGGGGGATGGCCGAGCACCGGCAGTCCAGGAAGCGCAGATACATCACGTGGGGCGTGGCCGGCGCAGCCGTCCTCGCGGGGGCCGGGATAGCGGCGCAGACCTCGATGGCGGCCACCACCTGGCCCGCCCAGAAGACCTACACCGGCCGCGCCTTCGACACCTGCACCGCGCCCTCCCTGGCCGCGATGAAGGCCTGGAAGACCGACGGCTACTACGGCGGCGCCGCCGTCTACGTCGGCGGCAAGAACCGCGGTTGCGCGCAGCCCAACCTCACCGCGTCCTGGGTGAAGTCGGTCAACGCGGCCGGCTGGAAGCTCATCCCGCTCTACGTCGGCGCCCAGCCGCCCTGCCAGACCGGCTCCAGCCCGGAGAAGATCACCGCCGCCACGGCCACCTCCCTCGGCGCGACCGACGCCGCGGACGCCGTCGCCAAGGCCTCGGCGCTCGGCATGAAGGCCGGCAGCCCGATCTACCTCGACATGGAGGCGTACGACATCACCAACAAGGCGTGCAACGACGCCGTGCTGGCGTATGTGCGCTCCTTCACCAAGACGCTGCGCGCCAAGATCTACCGGGCCGGCTACTACGGCTTCACCAGCTCCAGCGCCAAGGCGATCGCCACCGCGACGAACAAGACGGACCTGCCGGGCAACCTCTGGTACGCACTGTGGGACAAGAAGGACACCACGACCACCGACTGGCCGTGGGGCGCCACCCAGTACACGAACCACAGCCGCGGCCACCAGTTCATGGTGAACAGCAAGGAGACCCGCGGCGGCTACACGATCACCGTGGACCGCGACACCTGGGACGCCCCGGTCGCCATCGTCGGCTGAAGCCGAGCGGGATCACCGGCCGAACCGGTGCGGGGGAGGGGCCCGCGCGACGTCCGGGCGCGGCGGTGCCCGAAGTCCTGGTGAATCGTTGGTCGAATGGGTTGGCCCCAGCCGTCCCACTGCCTACCATCGATCACCGCAAGACTTTGTGCACCGTCGCACAATCTCCGACCGGGAGGTTCCCTTGCACCGCCGCCGTCGCACCGCGCTCCTGCTGTCCGCCGCGATCGTGGCGGCCCCCCTCCTCACCGCCTGCGGGAACGACACGCATCCCGGCGCGGCGGCCGTCGTGGGCGGCCAGCGGATCTCCGTCGCGCAGCTGGAGAGCCGGGTGAACGAGGTGCGCACGGCCCAGCGCGCCGCGGTCAAGGACGACGCGCAGTACGCGCAGGCCATCGCCCAGACCGGCACCCTCACCCGCGACACCCTGCACGGCATGGTCCTCGACCAGGTGCTGCACCGCGCCGCCGAGGACGCGGGCGTCACCGTCAGCCGCCGCGAGGTCCAGCAGATGCGGGCCGGCCTGGAACAGCAGGCCGGCGGCGCGCAGGGCCTGGAAACGGCGTGGCTCCAGCAGTACGGCATCCCGCCGCAGCGCCTCGACGAGAACCTCCGCCTCCAGCTGGAGGCCCAGAAACTCGCCACCGCGCTCGGCACGAACACCAACCAGGCCCCGTTCTGGAACGCCCTGTCCAAGGCGTCCAAGGCCCTCGGTGTCGACCTGAACCCGCGCTACGGCAGCTGGGACGCGCAGAAGGTGGCCCGCGTCGACGCGAAGACGCCCTGGGTGCGGGAGATCACCACGGCCGGCACGCAGCAGACGACGTGACGGCGCGGCCTGACGGACGCTGACCGACAGGCGCTGACGCGACCCCGCGCAGGGCCGGTATGACTTATCCACCGGGCCTGTGGACAACTCGTGGGGCCGTCGGCGGGTGTGGGTTACGTTCGAGGTGTGAACGCATCCAGCCCGTCCAGTCCATCCAGCCCGTCCAGTCCGTCCGGCCCGTCCAGCGAGCCCGTCGGCGGTCCCGCCGTCGCCGCCGGCCGTATCGTCCTGCTCACCACCAGCCACCGCGTCGCCCCCGGCCTGCTGTCCTGGCCCGCCTGGCAGGCCCTGCGCGCGGCGGACCGGGTGCTGTGCGCGGACGGCGCGCATCCGCAGCTGCCCTATCTGCGGGACGCGGGCATAACGGTCGAGGAGGCCTCCCCGACCGCCGAAGACATCGTCGCCGCCTGCGCCGGCGGCCGCGCGGTCGTGGTCGTGGCCACCGGTGAGGGCGAACCGGCCCTCACCGACGGGCTGGCCCGCCTGGCGGGCTCCGGCCGGGTGTCGATGCCCGAGCTGGAACTCCTCCCCGCCTCCTACGACCTTCCCGGCGCCCGGCTCCTCGACCTCGTCCAGGTCATGGACCGCATCCGCGCCGAGTGCCCGTGGTCCTCCCAGCAGACCCACAAGGGCCTGGCGAAGTACGCGGTGGAGGAGTCCTACGAACTGGTCGAGGCGATCGAGACCGGTGACTACGACGAACTCCGCGAGGAACTGGGCGACGTCCTGCTCCAGGTCGTCTTCCACGCCCGTATCGCCGAGGAGGACGAGGAGTCCCCGTTCTCCGTCGACGACGTCGCGGGCACGATCGTCGCCAAGCTCATCCACCGCCACCCCCATGTCTTCGGCGACGCCACCGCCACGACCCCGGAAGAGGTGAAGGAGCACTGGCTGCGCACGAAGGCGGCCGAGAAGCGGAGGGAGTCGGTGACGGACGGCGTCCCTCTCCACCAGCCGGGCCTGGCCCTCGCCGCGAAGCTGGCCTCCCGGGCCCGGATGGCCGGCCTCGACGTGCCCCTGCCGACGGCCGAGGGCTCGGGCACGGACGCGGATGCCACGGTCGTGGGGACCGACGGCATGAGCACCAAGGGCAGAGGGCTCGAAGGCAGAGACGCCGAGGGTAGAGATTTCGAGGGCAGAGACGCCGAGGGCAGAGAGTTCGAGGGCAGCGGCGCCGGGGGCGGAGGCGCGGAGCACATAGGCGCGGAAGGCATCGGTTACGAGTTGCTGGCCCTCGCCGCGCGGGCGGAAGCGGAAGGCGTGGACCCGGAGGCGGCCCTGCGGGCGGCGGCGCGGGCCTATCGGGACGCGATCCGGGCGACCGAAGGGGTGATGGGTTAGTACGGTGGTCTCCTGAGCGGGCTGCGGGGTGAGGGGGGGCTTGTATGGGCAGGGAAGACGAGTTTGACGAGCTGGACGAGCTGGCCTCCGAGGGCGCGGAGGTGCTGGAGGCGGGGCTGCGGTCGGAGCAGCGGGAGACGGTGCGCTGGGCGTTCCGGAAGTGGCTCGCGGACCACACACACACCTCGCTGGACCGGATCCTCGCCCCGCTCCCGCCCGACAAGTCCCGGCACTTCAAGGTCGGTTACTTCCGTGGCTACTTCCGTGAGGCCCTCTCCGGCACGGGAGGCCAGGAAGCGGCGGCAGACCTGCGGGCGCTGATGGACGACCTGCCGGAGCTCCAGCAACCGACCGAGACCGAGACCGAGTCCGCCTCCGCGGCCGACAACGTCCCCGGATTCCCTCCGGCCGACAACGTCCCCGGATTCCCGCCGGGCGACATCGTCGGCTTCTACGGCGGGGACTACCGCGGCCCCGTCGTGGGCGTCGTGAACCAGACGACCTACGCCTCGCCGCCCGGCGTCTTCATCGTGCCGGACCCCGGCAACTGGCCCGCGGTGGAGGACGCCGACCCGGTGACGCTCGGCGTCCGGCCCACCGAGCGGCACTACGGGGACCCCGGCCTGCCGCCGTATGTTCCCCGTGATCTCGATGAGCGGCTGCGCGGCTGGAGCGCGCAGTACCGGCTGCTGGTGATCACGGGTGGACCACTCACGGGCAAGTCGAGGACGGCCTGGGCCGCCGTGGCCGGCGACCTGGACCCCCGCGCCCGGGTGTACGCGCCCGCCCACGGTACCGACCTGCGCGGACTGCCTGCCCTGCTGCGCGGTCGGCAGGGCACGTACGTGCTGTGGCTGGACGAGTTGGAGCACCACCTCGGCGAACACGGGCTGACCCTGGGCCTGCTGGCCGAGCTGAAGGCGCTGGGCGTCCCGGTGGTGGCCACGATGGGCGACGACGCGTACGAAACGCGCCGCTTCGCGCCCGGACCGGCGTCCCAGGTGCTCAGTCTGGCCCGTTCGGAGCCGGTGAGCTCCACGTGGACCCCCCAGGAGCTGGGCCGGCTCCGCGCCGCGTTCGACACCCGGCTCGACGAGGCCGAGCGGTGGCGCGGCGCGACCGGAGTCACCCAGTACCTGGCCATCGGCGCGGAACTCAGGGAACTGTGGCACCGCTCCGGCCTCTCCAACAGCCGCCACCCGTACGGGAATCTGCTGATCCGGGCCGCGACGGACCTGGCCCGCTGCGGGGTCACCGGGGACATCCCCCGGCGGCTGCTGCACGAGGCCTGCCAGTGCTATACGGCGCGGCAGTCGGCTGGGCGGCTGGAACGGCAGTCGTTCCAGGAGGCGCTGGACTGGGCCCGGGAACTGCGCCATGACGTCACCGGGTTGCTGGTGCCCGGAGCGCCGCGTCGGGTGGGGGACAGCGACGAGACCTGGCGGCCGTACGGCTCACTCGTCGTCGACGCCGAGCGGGCCTCGTCGGGGACGGGCATCCCGATCGCCGTCTGGCGCTGCGCGCTGGCGGGCACGGCGTACGACGCCGAGGTGCACCGCAATGTGCGGACGACCGCGCACTCCGTCTTCGCGGTCCGCGCGGAGGACGGCGACGCCGAGGCCATGCACATGCTCGGTCTGCTCGCCGAGGACAACGAGGACGAGGCCACGGCGCTGGAGTGGTTCCGCAAGGCCGTGGACGCGGGCAAGAAGGAGCTGTCCGGGCGGCTCGGCGAGCTGCTGCTGGCGAGGGGAGAGGCGGAACAGGCGCTGCCGTACCTGCGGGCGGCGGCGGAGGGGAAGCCGGGCGGTCAGGAGATGAGGCTGGTCGGCGAGGCCCATCTGGCGCTGGCTGAGCAGGCGCTGCGCGAGGCCGTGAGCGGGGGTGACATGGCGGCGGCACACCGGCTGGGTGATCTGCTGCTCGGGCGGGGTGAGTTGATCCAGGCGGCGTCCTACTACGTGGAGGCCGAGACGCAGGGGTACGCCCCGGTCGCCCGCAGCATGGCCGTCTACTTCCTGTTGCGCCATAAGACCGAGATCGCGGAGGTGCTGCTCACCCGTGCCGCCGCAGCCGGCGACGAGACGGCGACC is a window encoding:
- a CDS encoding nucleoside triphosphate pyrophosphohydrolase; its protein translation is MNASSPSSPSSPSSPSGPSSEPVGGPAVAAGRIVLLTTSHRVAPGLLSWPAWQALRAADRVLCADGAHPQLPYLRDAGITVEEASPTAEDIVAACAGGRAVVVVATGEGEPALTDGLARLAGSGRVSMPELELLPASYDLPGARLLDLVQVMDRIRAECPWSSQQTHKGLAKYAVEESYELVEAIETGDYDELREELGDVLLQVVFHARIAEEDEESPFSVDDVAGTIVAKLIHRHPHVFGDATATTPEEVKEHWLRTKAAEKRRESVTDGVPLHQPGLALAAKLASRARMAGLDVPLPTAEGSGTDADATVVGTDGMSTKGRGLEGRDAEGRDFEGRDAEGREFEGSGAGGGGAEHIGAEGIGYELLALAARAEAEGVDPEAALRAAARAYRDAIRATEGVMG
- a CDS encoding tetratricopeptide repeat protein, with protein sequence MGREDEFDELDELASEGAEVLEAGLRSEQRETVRWAFRKWLADHTHTSLDRILAPLPPDKSRHFKVGYFRGYFREALSGTGGQEAAADLRALMDDLPELQQPTETETESASAADNVPGFPPADNVPGFPPGDIVGFYGGDYRGPVVGVVNQTTYASPPGVFIVPDPGNWPAVEDADPVTLGVRPTERHYGDPGLPPYVPRDLDERLRGWSAQYRLLVITGGPLTGKSRTAWAAVAGDLDPRARVYAPAHGTDLRGLPALLRGRQGTYVLWLDELEHHLGEHGLTLGLLAELKALGVPVVATMGDDAYETRRFAPGPASQVLSLARSEPVSSTWTPQELGRLRAAFDTRLDEAERWRGATGVTQYLAIGAELRELWHRSGLSNSRHPYGNLLIRAATDLARCGVTGDIPRRLLHEACQCYTARQSAGRLERQSFQEALDWARELRHDVTGLLVPGAPRRVGDSDETWRPYGSLVVDAERASSGTGIPIAVWRCALAGTAYDAEVHRNVRTTAHSVFAVRAEDGDAEAMHMLGLLAEDNEDEATALEWFRKAVDAGKKELSGRLGELLLARGEAEQALPYLRAAAEGKPGGQEMRLVGEAHLALAEQALREAVSGGDMAAAHRLGDLLLGRGELIQAASYYVEAETQGYAPVARSMAVYFLLRHKTEIAEVLLTRAAAAGDETATLLLNDVQKPRGSLKDAAAYFTSGHPLDAAHLGAVTEKAGFPEQARGHYEQGCANGDAYAAYRLASLLDKQNDPAEALLWYGKAADMGHPGAMKALAEHAENPATVEE